A genomic window from Methanobrevibacter sp. includes:
- a CDS encoding YhgE/Pip domain-containing protein, translating into MSGRDINNIVEIMKKDLKASFSNPIVIIVLVAIIILPSLYALINIQACWNPYENTGEIQFAIANLDKGASYEGSQLNVGNELVKELKNNTDFDWVFVTEDELRQGVHDGKYYAGMVIPEDLSEDVISITSDNPKSAKIDYVVNIKANPVANKLTDTASNAVYRTMNAKIVEFINLAAYGKLGELQSGLSSGASQLSSGATKLSNGASQVSSGADKVSSGASDLSNGADKVKTGASKVNDGADKVKSGSKAIDNGASEVSSSADKIKSGSQQVQQGASNLESSVDPSVLPSPVKDVVEGSVSLANSSSQLASGSSELAEGSVKLANSSSKLANGAGDVASGAKDVANGAGDVADGSNELAEGALSLAAGSQLLSSSASQALFSAASALSGASTSLSAVTGVNESQIGDYIYSPVKLEREEIFPVEDYGSNVAPFYLVLSMWVGAVITCVMLKPGTSTGTKYSPLEMYFGKLLLFIVMSLLQAAVTISGAFLLGVEIKNPLLFTFSAALVSVIFMVLMYSLISALGQVGKGIGVVLLVLQISGTGGIYPIEIMEHIFQIIYPYLPMTYAINLVREAQLGIVWSNYMPSLAVLMGIGIITVIVAVIIKEKAEDASHYFEERLEETDLF; encoded by the coding sequence ATGAGTGGAAGAGACATCAACAACATTGTTGAAATAATGAAAAAAGATTTAAAAGCATCTTTCTCTAATCCAATTGTAATAATTGTATTAGTGGCCATTATAATCTTACCTTCCTTATACGCTCTTATTAATATCCAAGCTTGTTGGAATCCATATGAAAATACAGGAGAAATACAATTTGCAATAGCAAACCTAGACAAAGGAGCATCCTATGAAGGATCCCAACTAAATGTTGGTAATGAACTTGTTAAAGAGTTGAAAAACAATACTGACTTTGATTGGGTTTTTGTGACAGAAGATGAGCTGAGACAGGGAGTTCATGACGGAAAATACTATGCAGGAATGGTTATACCCGAGGACTTAAGTGAAGATGTAATCTCCATTACAAGCGATAACCCAAAATCCGCAAAAATCGATTATGTAGTGAACATTAAAGCAAATCCCGTTGCAAATAAATTAACCGACACTGCATCAAATGCAGTTTACAGAACAATGAATGCAAAAATTGTTGAATTTATTAACTTAGCAGCATATGGGAAATTGGGAGAACTGCAATCCGGATTATCCTCAGGAGCAAGCCAGCTTTCAAGTGGAGCAACAAAATTATCCAATGGAGCAAGTCAAGTATCTTCAGGAGCAGATAAAGTATCTTCAGGAGCTTCAGATTTAAGCAATGGTGCAGATAAAGTAAAAACTGGTGCTTCAAAAGTTAATGATGGAGCAGATAAAGTAAAATCTGGTTCTAAAGCCATTGACAATGGTGCAAGTGAAGTGTCTTCAAGTGCAGACAAAATCAAATCTGGTTCACAACAAGTTCAACAAGGAGCCAGCAATTTAGAATCCTCAGTTGACCCCTCAGTGCTGCCAAGCCCAGTTAAGGATGTTGTCGAAGGTTCTGTGAGTCTTGCAAATTCAAGTTCACAATTGGCTAGCGGATCAAGTGAATTAGCTGAAGGTTCTGTCAAACTTGCAAACAGTTCATCAAAACTTGCCAATGGAGCAGGAGATGTTGCAAGTGGAGCTAAAGATGTGGCTAACGGCGCAGGTGATGTAGCAGACGGTTCCAATGAATTAGCTGAAGGGGCTTTAAGTCTTGCAGCAGGTTCCCAATTGTTATCATCTTCAGCATCTCAGGCATTATTCTCTGCAGCAAGCGCATTATCCGGAGCATCAACTTCACTTTCCGCTGTGACAGGAGTTAATGAATCCCAAATCGGAGATTATATTTACTCCCCTGTAAAATTGGAACGTGAAGAAATATTCCCAGTTGAAGATTACGGATCAAATGTTGCGCCATTCTATCTTGTTTTATCAATGTGGGTCGGAGCAGTCATTACATGTGTAATGCTTAAACCAGGAACCAGTACTGGAACAAAATATTCTCCTTTAGAGATGTATTTCGGTAAACTACTATTATTCATAGTAATGAGTTTACTTCAGGCGGCAGTCACAATTTCTGGAGCATTCCTGTTAGGCGTCGAAATTAAAAATCCGTTGCTGTTTACATTTTCAGCAGCACTTGTATCGGTAATTTTCATGGTGCTCATGTATTCTTTAATATCCGCATTAGGTCAAGTCGGCAAAGGAATTGGAGTTGTTCTTTTAGTGCTTCAAATTTCCGGAACTGGAGGAATTTATCCAATTGAGATTATGGAACATATATTCCAAATAATTTATCCTTACCTGCCAATGACATATGCAATCAATTTAGTCAGGGAAGCTCAATTAGGCATAGTTTGGTCTAATTACATGCCTTCACTAGCAGTTTTAATGGGAATTGGTATTATAACCGTTATTGTTGCAGTAATTATTAAAGAAAAAGCAGAAGACGCATCACATTACTTTGAAGAGCGTTTGGAAGAAACAGATTTATTTTAA
- a CDS encoding HEPN domain-containing protein has protein sequence MEMEQLWMKKAEKHLEAGKFLFDVTQSSSIIDISYMTMFSAVKALLIKRGIECKTHEGLLYLFKVNYVDNNLFSRHLFEKFCLCKELKTVYFNSYSDDLSKLVIWQYLNYSRDFLDDAWELI, from the coding sequence ATGGAAATGGAACAATTATGGATGAAAAAGGCTGAAAAACATTTGGAGGCTGGAAAATTTTTGTTTGATGTAACACAATCATCATCAATAATTGACATTAGTTATATGACAATGTTTTCGGCAGTTAAAGCGTTACTCATAAAAAGAGGGATTGAATGCAAGACTCATGAGGGATTGCTGTATCTGTTCAAAGTAAATTATGTTGATAACAATCTGTTCAGCAGGCATCTGTTTGAAAAGTTTTGTTTGTGTAAGGAGCTAAAAACAGTATATTTCAATTCATATTCAGATGATCTCTCTAAACTGGTCATATGGCAATATTTGAATTATTCAAGGGATTTTCTTGATGATGCATGGGAGTTAATATGA
- a CDS encoding nitroreductase family protein — protein sequence MGLIDVMLKRRSTRKFNTEPVTKDELDKILQSALLAPTSRNRKPCNFMVVERKETLTQLAKSKDHGADLIGGADKAIVVVADALIADTWIEDSSIALTHMHLMATELGLGSCWVQIHLRSKEGRDSEEIVRDILKIDDHFRIVGILAVGHSDDIPKAHVLDEIDKGKIHFIV from the coding sequence ATGGGACTTATAGATGTAATGCTTAAAAGAAGAAGCACAAGGAAATTCAACACCGAACCGGTCACAAAGGATGAATTGGATAAAATTCTTCAATCAGCGCTTCTTGCTCCGACCAGCAGGAACAGAAAGCCATGCAATTTCATGGTCGTTGAGCGCAAGGAAACATTAACCCAATTGGCAAAATCAAAAGACCATGGCGCAGATTTGATAGGTGGTGCAGATAAGGCAATAGTGGTTGTTGCAGATGCTTTAATTGCAGACACATGGATTGAGGATTCATCAATCGCCCTGACTCATATGCATTTGATGGCAACCGAATTGGGTCTTGGAAGCTGTTGGGTTCAGATTCACTTAAGGTCTAAAGAAGGCAGAGATTCTGAAGAGATTGTCAGAGATATTCTGAAAATTGACGATCACTTTAGAATTGTGGGAATTCTTGCAGTCGGCCATTCTGATGATATTCCTAAGGCACATGTTCTGGATGAAATTGATAAGGGTAAGATACACTTTATAGTTTAA
- a CDS encoding cupin domain-containing protein — MSGFDDENIFGKGVFNEMFDEYFTGDSFLNPLVDVNDNLLFVANVTFEPGCRNNWHIHHASKGGGQVLICVAGKGWYQEDGLDAVELKPGMVVEIKPNVKHWHGAQRDSWFSHISVEVPGEDTSNEWLEVVDDDYYDNL; from the coding sequence ATGTCTGGTTTTGATGATGAAAATATTTTTGGAAAAGGCGTTTTTAACGAAATGTTTGATGAATACTTCACAGGGGACTCATTTCTAAATCCGTTGGTTGATGTGAATGATAATCTGCTCTTTGTAGCCAATGTGACATTTGAGCCTGGGTGTAGAAACAACTGGCACATACATCATGCTTCAAAAGGCGGAGGGCAGGTTTTGATTTGTGTTGCAGGAAAAGGATGGTATCAGGAAGATGGTTTGGATGCAGTTGAGCTAAAACCTGGGATGGTTGTTGAAATAAAGCCGAATGTCAAACATTGGCATGGTGCCCAAAGGGACTCCTGGTTCAGCCATATTTCTGTTGAAGTTCCAGGCGAAGACACTTCCAACGAATGGCTTGAAGTTGTGGATGATGATTATTATGATAATCTATAA
- a CDS encoding 4Fe-4S dicluster domain-containing protein: MLNFEKLSKIYFSPSGSTEKIVNEVAKNFNMNRENYDLLSFNESKTFTDELVIIGIPVFDGRIPKLACKRLSKIKGTNTKAIVILNYGNIDYGDALLELVELLKENNFQIVGVATTVSQHSQFNDIGSNRPDASDMERINEFSQKIIEKLKNNTTNEIFVSGYKPFPDYKTPDFSVLCDENLCVECMDCVYTCPEEAISELTPTKTNLDDCTRCTTCINVCPESARSFGGANYQSEYENAISNNLERHEVEFFM; encoded by the coding sequence ATGTTGAACTTTGAAAAACTATCAAAAATATATTTTAGTCCCTCAGGAAGTACTGAAAAAATAGTCAATGAAGTTGCAAAAAACTTCAACATGAACCGTGAAAACTATGACCTGTTAAGTTTTAATGAGTCAAAAACATTCACAGACGAACTTGTGATCATTGGAATACCTGTTTTTGACGGAAGAATTCCAAAACTTGCATGCAAAAGACTATCAAAAATAAAAGGAACAAATACCAAGGCAATCGTGATTCTAAACTACGGAAACATTGACTATGGCGATGCACTACTGGAACTTGTAGAACTTCTAAAAGAAAACAACTTCCAAATCGTCGGCGTTGCAACAACAGTCAGCCAGCATTCGCAATTTAATGATATTGGAAGCAACCGCCCAGATGCAAGCGACATGGAAAGAATCAATGAATTTTCCCAAAAAATAATTGAAAAATTAAAAAACAATACGACCAACGAGATTTTTGTAAGCGGATACAAACCGTTTCCAGATTACAAGACACCGGATTTCAGCGTATTATGTGACGAAAATCTCTGTGTTGAATGCATGGACTGTGTCTACACCTGTCCAGAAGAGGCAATTTCTGAACTTACACCAACTAAAACAAATTTGGATGACTGCACCCGATGCACAACCTGCATCAACGTTTGTCCTGAAAGTGCAAGATCATTTGGCGGTGCAAATTATCAGAGTGAATACGAGAATGCGATTTCAAATAATTTAGAAAGACATGAAGTAGAATTTTTTATGTGA
- a CDS encoding GNAT family N-acetyltransferase: MKAILQYEINISLPAKTKLILIQTMIIKYMTNLTFKIAERNESSLILEYIKKLADYEKRLDEVIATEKDIEKWVFDEKQAEVIFALLDNEVIGFALYFLSFSTYIGNVNMHLEDLFIEPEYRGNGYGKALLKELGKIVLERNYGRLEWTCLSWNKPSIDFYLNIGAELKDWELFHFKGESLEKFVKEK, translated from the coding sequence GTGAAAGCAATTTTACAGTATGAAATCAATATTTCATTACCTGCAAAAACAAAATTAATATTAATCCAAACTATGATAATTAAATACATGACAAACTTAACTTTTAAAATAGCTGAAAGAAATGAATCCAGTTTAATCTTAGAATATATTAAAAAACTTGCAGATTATGAAAAAAGATTAGACGAAGTCATTGCAACAGAAAAAGACATTGAAAAATGGGTTTTTGATGAAAAACAAGCAGAAGTAATCTTTGCACTTTTAGATAATGAAGTGATAGGCTTTGCTCTATACTTTTTGAGTTTTTCAACATATATCGGAAATGTCAATATGCACCTTGAAGATTTATTTATCGAACCAGAATATAGAGGAAACGGTTATGGAAAAGCTCTTTTAAAAGAATTAGGAAAAATCGTACTTGAAAGAAATTATGGGCGTTTAGAATGGACATGCCTATCCTGGAATAAACCAAGCATTGATTTTTATTTAAATATTGGTGCCGAGCTAAAAGATTGGGAATTATTCCATTTTAAAGGTGAATCCTTAGAAAAATTTGTTAAAGAAAAATAG
- a CDS encoding glutamate synthase-related protein, translated as MPFTVERKMEICKQNNDRPGCCWYLCDNPHRASCKNCYSCYSNCPHDVYDVINDEPQPIYQENCVGCKICEEMCPTHAIYVRPLSDEGRGIWSNSTMVEIKRKSKSGSYKVRGCGLTRKVPSFDDLSLLPAQVSRPPIDSYREPCKTSVVLGDRFAENPIEIDTPIMIGAMSFGAVSKEAKMALAIGSSKVGSIANTGEGGMLPEERYYADKLIAQYASGRYGVSASYLNNAEAVEIKIGQGAKSGMGGHLLAHKVTSEVARVRNIPEGTSALSPARHMDIVGPEDLGMKIDQLREITDWKVPIIVKFAAGRVEQDVKIAAKAGADIIVVDGMQGGTGAGPEVVTEHAGIPTIEAIVKADDALKDINLRSEVSLVAAGGIRSGADVAKAIALGADAVYIATSALISIGCKVCQTCSEGTCPKGIATQERVLRRRLDPIRKGQQVANYIEAMTQEVMALTQQAGNTDVEKLERQDLVALTMEASQLTGVPMVGR; from the coding sequence ATGCCATTCACTGTTGAGAGAAAAATGGAAATCTGCAAACAGAACAATGACCGACCGGGATGCTGCTGGTATTTATGTGACAATCCTCACAGGGCATCATGTAAAAACTGTTATAGCTGCTATTCAAATTGTCCTCATGACGTTTATGATGTAATCAATGATGAGCCTCAGCCAATCTATCAGGAAAATTGTGTGGGATGTAAAATATGCGAGGAAATGTGTCCTACACATGCGATATACGTAAGGCCTCTTTCAGATGAGGGAAGAGGAATATGGTCAAACTCAACAATGGTTGAAATCAAACGCAAAAGCAAATCTGGCTCATATAAGGTGAGAGGTTGCGGACTGACAAGAAAAGTTCCATCTTTTGATGATTTAAGTTTATTGCCGGCACAGGTTTCAAGACCGCCAATTGACTCTTACAGGGAACCCTGCAAGACTTCAGTGGTGCTTGGTGACAGGTTCGCTGAAAATCCGATTGAAATTGACACTCCAATCATGATCGGTGCAATGTCATTTGGTGCAGTAAGTAAAGAGGCAAAAATGGCATTGGCTATTGGAAGCAGCAAGGTCGGTTCAATCGCCAATACAGGTGAGGGTGGAATGCTTCCTGAAGAGCGCTATTATGCAGATAAGCTCATTGCCCAATATGCATCTGGCCGTTATGGTGTTTCAGCAAGTTACTTGAACAATGCTGAAGCTGTTGAGATTAAAATAGGTCAGGGTGCAAAATCCGGTATGGGCGGACATCTGCTTGCACATAAGGTGACTTCTGAAGTTGCTCGTGTTCGTAATATTCCTGAAGGAACATCTGCATTGAGTCCTGCAAGGCACATGGATATTGTGGGGCCTGAGGATTTGGGTATGAAAATCGACCAGTTGAGGGAAATTACAGACTGGAAAGTGCCGATTATAGTCAAATTCGCTGCAGGAAGAGTCGAGCAGGATGTTAAAATTGCTGCAAAAGCCGGTGCTGATATAATCGTTGTTGACGGTATGCAGGGAGGAACCGGTGCAGGACCTGAAGTCGTTACAGAACATGCGGGTATTCCAACAATTGAAGCTATTGTAAAAGCGGATGATGCATTGAAAGACATTAACCTGAGAAGCGAGGTAAGTCTTGTGGCTGCCGGTGGAATAAGATCAGGTGCAGACGTTGCAAAGGCTATTGCTCTAGGTGCAGATGCAGTTTATATCGCTACTTCCGCGCTGATTTCAATTGGATGTAAAGTCTGTCAGACCTGTTCTGAAGGAACATGTCCTAAAGGAATTGCAACCCAGGAAAGGGTTCTTAGAAGAAGATTGGACCCGATAAGGAAAGGTCAGCAGGTTGCAAACTATATTGAGGCAATGACTCAGGAAGTAATGGCATTAACTCAGCAGGCTGGAAATACTGATGTGGAAAAACTTGAACGTCAGGATTTGGTTGCATTAACCATGGAGGCTTCACAACTGACCGGAGTTCCAATGGTTGGCAGATGA
- a CDS encoding lipopolysaccharide assembly protein LapB, with product MFRKNILEKTIKQGHDHLKKGEYMKAKDMYLKALAHDPDNISLINNLAQLYSFLGDKSKSAGYSEILLEKCNQMLRYQKTEETLIFKANALISLKRQNQANEVVDEILNINPDNLIALFHKSHYLEKNKQYPEAIEYLEKILKENPGNIAALLSKGRNLVELEKFEEAEKCFNLVFEIEPKNKAAINLKSNMFKKKNNLTLTSHDLMLKAVESFEMKNFKASEDYFKKALEMNSNFDEIWFAQGELFIRTGRIGAAINSFKKAFEINPTSGGIEKKKEFFKMLNRMKMINKFLGYEKKF from the coding sequence ATGTTTAGGAAAAATATTTTAGAAAAAACCATCAAACAGGGTCATGACCACCTTAAAAAAGGCGAATATATGAAAGCAAAAGACATGTACCTAAAAGCCCTTGCACATGATCCGGACAACATTTCACTCATAAATAATCTGGCACAACTATACAGCTTTCTTGGAGACAAATCCAAATCAGCAGGATATAGTGAAATTCTTTTAGAAAAATGTAATCAAATGCTAAGATACCAAAAAACAGAAGAGACATTAATTTTTAAGGCAAATGCACTCATATCTTTAAAAAGGCAAAACCAGGCAAATGAAGTGGTGGATGAAATACTAAATATTAATCCCGATAATTTAATAGCACTGTTTCACAAATCCCATTATCTTGAGAAAAACAAACAATACCCCGAAGCAATTGAATATCTTGAAAAAATTCTAAAAGAAAATCCAGGCAACATTGCAGCATTACTTTCAAAAGGTAGAAATCTAGTCGAACTGGAGAAATTTGAAGAAGCTGAAAAATGTTTTAATCTTGTTTTTGAGATTGAACCTAAAAACAAGGCAGCAATAAATTTAAAATCAAATATGTTTAAAAAGAAAAACAATCTCACATTAACCTCACATGATTTAATGTTAAAGGCCGTTGAAAGCTTTGAAATGAAAAACTTCAAGGCATCTGAAGACTATTTTAAAAAAGCATTGGAAATGAATTCGAATTTTGATGAAATATGGTTTGCACAGGGAGAGCTGTTCATACGCACTGGAAGAATTGGTGCTGCAATAAATTCCTTTAAAAAAGCATTTGAAATCAATCCCACAAGTGGAGGGATTGAAAAGAAAAAAGAATTTTTTAAAATGCTCAATCGTATGAAAATGATTAACAAATTTCTTGGATATGAAAAGAAGTTTTAG
- a CDS encoding PEP/pyruvate-binding domain-containing protein, producing MAAFDRIKSGIPGLDNALDNIRLGDNVVWNVTNLNEFSYFVNPYIKQAKEDNRNLIYIRFANHPPLIEMTEDDFRLLEIEEKNPDTEFSMIERDGIKIYKVNPYNQFETFTLEVHRIIEKEGFDAFYVFDCLSDLQAVWSTDLMMGNFFRVTCPFLFKLDTVAYFPIIRGRHSYDAIAKIRETTQLFLNVYSNSPEEVYVSPLKVWNRYSQTMFLGHKFNPRIGSVKVLQEGHEVSKYYKTINDSDKYQNGQTLDSWERYMLQVRMKYREGKNIDDECDKICELMMTKDEKMLSKIREYFTFEDYLTIYDRRVGSGLVGGKSCGMLLARKIIEKNCPDIYNNNFEPDDSFYIGSDLFYTYIVSNDLWDLRVNQRTEEGYYEYGKKLEEGLKNGTFSEEIKKEFIHILDYFGQSPIIVRSSSFLEDGYGNAFAGKYESVFCVNRGSLEERLAAFEDAVKVVYASTMNISALEYRKLNGLDDTDEQMALLVQRVSGSYYDDYLFPTAAGVGFSYSPYSPLPDMDNSKGMLRLVMGLGTKAVDRTKKDYPRIINLDKPQVTLMKDIKEKHRYSQHYLDVIDFESISLHDIPVDDGLEVIPSYAKRVLVEHDHEAERRFRERGQRREIVFVNCEGLVKNQEFIDVMKEILSTLEEAYDYPVDIEYTVNVAEDKSFNINLLQCRPLQVSINNESIEMPEDKNVFFHIRESSMGMSRKSSIDVICYVDPHKYYEYPYAQKSSLSRVISDVNAYCKNNDKNAILIVPGRIGTSSPELGIPVVFADISHFNAILEESYSEVGYMPELSFGSHMFQDLVEAEIYYGALFENEKKIEFNKDMIFEYSNILKDINPNLNDEIYDMVQVIDFNEGNAELYHDMNKDETICIFK from the coding sequence ATGGCAGCATTCGATAGAATAAAATCAGGAATTCCGGGACTTGATAATGCTCTGGATAATATTCGCTTAGGGGACAATGTGGTGTGGAATGTTACAAACTTGAATGAGTTTTCTTACTTTGTCAATCCTTATATAAAACAGGCAAAGGAAGACAACAGGAACCTAATATACATTCGCTTTGCAAATCATCCTCCATTGATTGAAATGACAGAAGATGATTTCAGACTGCTTGAAATTGAAGAGAAAAATCCTGACACTGAATTTTCAATGATTGAACGTGACGGGATTAAGATATATAAGGTTAACCCATACAATCAGTTTGAAACATTCACCCTTGAAGTTCACAGGATCATTGAAAAGGAAGGATTCGATGCGTTTTACGTGTTTGACTGCTTAAGTGACCTTCAGGCGGTCTGGTCAACTGATTTGATGATGGGAAACTTCTTCAGGGTAACATGTCCATTTTTGTTTAAACTTGATACTGTGGCATATTTCCCAATCATTCGTGGAAGGCATTCATATGATGCTATAGCAAAAATCCGGGAAACCACACAGCTTTTCTTGAATGTGTACTCAAATTCTCCTGAAGAAGTGTATGTTTCACCGTTGAAGGTGTGGAACAGGTATTCTCAAACCATGTTTTTGGGACATAAGTTCAATCCAAGAATAGGCTCCGTTAAGGTTCTTCAGGAAGGCCATGAAGTAAGCAAGTACTACAAGACAATCAACGATTCCGACAAGTATCAAAACGGTCAGACATTGGACAGCTGGGAGCGTTACATGCTTCAGGTCAGAATGAAGTATCGTGAAGGCAAGAATATCGATGACGAGTGCGACAAGATTTGTGAACTCATGATGACCAAGGACGAGAAGATGCTTTCCAAAATCAGAGAATACTTCACTTTTGAAGATTATCTCACAATTTATGACCGTCGTGTGGGAAGCGGGTTAGTGGGAGGTAAATCCTGCGGAATGCTTCTTGCAAGAAAAATCATTGAAAAGAACTGTCCTGACATATACAATAATAATTTTGAGCCTGATGATTCATTCTATATTGGTTCTGATTTATTTTATACATACATTGTTTCAAATGATTTATGGGACTTGAGAGTAAATCAGAGAACGGAAGAGGGCTACTATGAGTACGGTAAAAAACTCGAAGAAGGTCTTAAAAACGGTACATTTTCCGAAGAAATCAAAAAGGAATTCATCCATATTCTGGATTATTTCGGACAAAGTCCTATAATTGTCCGTTCAAGCAGTTTTCTTGAGGACGGCTATGGAAATGCATTTGCAGGCAAATACGAATCAGTATTCTGCGTGAACAGAGGCAGTCTTGAAGAGCGTTTGGCCGCTTTTGAGGATGCAGTGAAAGTGGTTTATGCAAGTACCATGAATATCTCCGCTTTGGAGTACAGGAAACTGAACGGTCTTGATGATACTGATGAACAGATGGCACTTTTGGTTCAAAGGGTTTCAGGATCTTATTATGATGATTATCTCTTCCCGACTGCTGCAGGTGTCGGATTTTCATACAGTCCATACTCTCCTCTTCCGGACATGGACAACAGCAAAGGAATGCTGAGGCTTGTTATGGGTCTTGGTACAAAAGCGGTTGACCGGACCAAAAAGGACTATCCAAGAATAATCAATCTGGATAAGCCTCAAGTGACATTGATGAAGGACATTAAGGAAAAGCACAGGTATTCCCAACATTATCTGGATGTCATTGATTTTGAAAGCATCAGTCTGCATGACATTCCTGTTGATGATGGTCTGGAGGTTATTCCAAGCTATGCAAAAAGGGTTTTGGTCGAGCATGATCATGAAGCTGAAAGAAGGTTCCGTGAACGTGGTCAGCGCCGTGAAATTGTTTTTGTCAACTGTGAAGGGCTTGTGAAAAATCAGGAATTCATTGATGTGATGAAGGAAATTCTAAGCACTCTTGAGGAGGCTTATGATTATCCAGTGGATATTGAATACACAGTTAATGTTGCTGAGGATAAGTCATTCAATATAAACCTATTGCAATGCCGTCCGCTTCAGGTTTCAATAAACAATGAATCCATTGAAATGCCTGAAGACAAAAACGTATTCTTCCACATCAGGGAATCCTCCATGGGAATGTCACGTAAAAGCAGTATAGATGTGATTTGTTATGTTGATCCTCATAAGTATTATGAATATCCGTATGCTCAAAAAAGCTCACTGTCCCGGGTAATCAGTGATGTGAACGCTTATTGTAAAAATAATGACAAAAACGCCATTTTAATCGTTCCCGGAAGAATAGGTACATCTTCTCCTGAATTGGGCATTCCGGTAGTATTTGCTGACATCAGTCATTTTAATGCAATTCTTGAGGAATCCTATAGTGAAGTGGGTTACATGCCTGAATTGTCCTTTGGAAGTCATATGTTCCAGGATCTGGTGGAAGCTGAAATATACTACGGGGCACTGTTTGAAAACGAGAAGAAAATAGAATTTAACAAGGATATGATTTTTGAATATTCAAATATCCTAAAAGACATTAATCCTAACTTGAATGATGAGATATATGATATGGTGCAGGTTATAGACTTTAATGAGGGTAATGCGGAACTGTACCATGACATGAACAAGGATGAGACAATATGCATCTTCAAGTGA
- a CDS encoding PaaI family thioesterase, with amino-acid sequence MANFNSLEEAREFFYKDKFAVNTGITLDEITEDEAICSLMVTDEHKNAYGGVMGGVIFTLADFAFAVLSNQIHQLTVAQQVDIHYLSAPKGEKLIAKATCRKSGRTSSIVNVDISDDTGRDVAQFIGTGFKLNI; translated from the coding sequence ATGGCTAATTTTAACTCATTAGAAGAAGCAAGAGAATTTTTCTACAAAGACAAATTTGCAGTAAATACTGGAATAACATTAGACGAAATAACTGAAGATGAAGCTATTTGCAGTTTAATGGTAACTGATGAACACAAAAATGCATATGGTGGAGTGATGGGTGGAGTAATATTCACACTGGCCGATTTTGCCTTTGCGGTTTTATCCAATCAGATTCATCAGCTAACTGTTGCTCAGCAAGTTGATATTCATTACCTGTCTGCTCCAAAAGGAGAAAAATTAATCGCTAAAGCGACATGTCGTAAAAGTGGCAGAACATCATCTATAGTAAATGTTGACATTTCAGATGATACTGGACGTGATGTTGCTCAGTTTATCGGAACAGGTTTTAAATTAAATATCTAA